In Nomia melanderi isolate GNS246 chromosome 4, iyNomMela1, whole genome shotgun sequence, the following are encoded in one genomic region:
- the LOC116428192 gene encoding uncharacterized protein LOC116428192 isoform X2: protein MRESAGKVVCLHISLRLNISTESKSSETGWMVHEVHRMEEESPQKEENDATLEAGVTLPDEPDLCADRARATGQEEFTCSLYVSRAVGPQVQGSQGGELLRSNLEDVIRTSAPLAAWHVSETPCGLIAAFAREADAEKILQRGDLARVFQGPVQVARFSAKDSRYRQALLLRDVPWAIPLQDINSALSKQAIAAGSVERWRQYVRVEVLDAGHYELLLRQGLDFFGAARFNAIPERWWRGGTGSGGGGPLQPGPGMVNNLLEVANFQTGGDGVLQCYRCQGFWHMAANCRHLPRCVRCGEPHSVEFCPRPRNNPICCHCSGPHHAGYRQCPVRQQLSNATPISITLSTTRIGNQYPVNAATKTTPSTNEQQPLKSGQS from the exons ATGCGGGAGTCTGCCGGTAAAGTTGTCTGTTTGCATATTTCATTgagattaaatatttctaccgagAGTAAATCATCAG AGACTGGTTGGATGGTGCACGAGGTGCATAGGATGGAGGAGGAGTCCCCTCAGAAGGAGGAAAACGATGCGACATTGGAAGCTGGCGTCACGCTACCGGACGAGCCTGATCTCTGCGCCGATCGGGCACGTGCTACAGGCCAAGAAGAATTTACGTGTTCCCTCTACGTATCGCGTGCCGTTGGCCCGCAAGTGCAAGGATCCCAAG GCGGAGAATTGCTGCGTTCGAACCTGGAAGATGTGATCCGCACGTCGGCTCCTTTGGCGGCGTGGCACGTGTCCGAAACTCCTTGCGGCCTGATCGCTGCGTTCGCCCGCGAAGCTGACGCCGAGAAAATCCTGCAGCGGGGAGACTTGGCGCGTGTGTTCCAGGGACCAGTACAA GTGGCTCGGTTCTCGGCGAAGGATTCCCGCTACAGGCAAGCGTTGCTGTTGCGTGATGTTCCTTGGGCGATCCCGCTTCAGGACATCAACTCTGCCCTGTCGAAGCAAGCCATCGCGGCGGGAAGCGTTGAGCGTTGGCGTCAATACGTCCGCGTTGAG GTGCTGGACGCTGGCCATTACGAGCTGCTCTTACGTCAAGGATTGGACTtcttcggcgcggcgcggttcaACGCGATCCCCGAACGCTGGTGGCGCGGAGGAACCGGAAGCGGCGGCGGTGGCCCGCTGCAACCGGGACCCGGGATGGTGAACAACCTCCTGGAGGTGGCGAACTTCCAGACCGGAGGGGACGGGGTCCTCCAGTGCTACCGTTGCCAGGGCTTCTGGCACATGGCCGCCAACTGCAGGCACCTGCCGCGTTGCGTTCGCTGCGGAGAACCGCACAGCGTCGAGTTCTGCCCCAGACCTCGGAACAACCCCATTTGCTGCCATTGTTCCGGCCCTCATCACGCTG GCTACCGTCAGTGCCCGGTTCGGCAGCAACTTTCGAATGCTACGCCTATTAGCATCACGCTGAGCACGACTCGGATCGGAAACCAGTATCCGGTGAACGCCGCGACGAAGACGACGCCGTCGACGAACGAGCAGCAACCCTTAAAGTCGGGCCAGTCTTAA
- the LOC116428192 gene encoding uncharacterized protein LOC116428192 isoform X3, with translation MVHEVHRMEEESPQKEENDATLEAGVTLPDEPDLCADRARATGQEEFTCSLYVSRAVGPQVQGSQAGGELLRSNLEDVIRTSAPLAAWHVSETPCGLIAAFAREADAEKILQRGDLARVFQGPVQVARFSAKDSRYRQALLLRDVPWAIPLQDINSALSKQAIAAGSVERWRQYVRVEVLDAGHYELLLRQGLDFFGAARFNAIPERWWRGGTGSGGGGPLQPGPGMVNNLLEVANFQTGGDGVLQCYRCQGFWHMAANCRHLPRCVRCGEPHSVEFCPRPRNNPICCHCSGPHHAGYRQCPVRQQLSNATPISITLSTTRIGNQYPVNAATKTTPSTNEQQPLKSGQS, from the exons ATGGTGCACGAGGTGCATAGGATGGAGGAGGAGTCCCCTCAGAAGGAGGAAAACGATGCGACATTGGAAGCTGGCGTCACGCTACCGGACGAGCCTGATCTCTGCGCCGATCGGGCACGTGCTACAGGCCAAGAAGAATTTACGTGTTCCCTCTACGTATCGCGTGCCGTTGGCCCGCAAGTGCAAGGATCCCAAG CAGGCGGAGAATTGCTGCGTTCGAACCTGGAAGATGTGATCCGCACGTCGGCTCCTTTGGCGGCGTGGCACGTGTCCGAAACTCCTTGCGGCCTGATCGCTGCGTTCGCCCGCGAAGCTGACGCCGAGAAAATCCTGCAGCGGGGAGACTTGGCGCGTGTGTTCCAGGGACCAGTACAA GTGGCTCGGTTCTCGGCGAAGGATTCCCGCTACAGGCAAGCGTTGCTGTTGCGTGATGTTCCTTGGGCGATCCCGCTTCAGGACATCAACTCTGCCCTGTCGAAGCAAGCCATCGCGGCGGGAAGCGTTGAGCGTTGGCGTCAATACGTCCGCGTTGAG GTGCTGGACGCTGGCCATTACGAGCTGCTCTTACGTCAAGGATTGGACTtcttcggcgcggcgcggttcaACGCGATCCCCGAACGCTGGTGGCGCGGAGGAACCGGAAGCGGCGGCGGTGGCCCGCTGCAACCGGGACCCGGGATGGTGAACAACCTCCTGGAGGTGGCGAACTTCCAGACCGGAGGGGACGGGGTCCTCCAGTGCTACCGTTGCCAGGGCTTCTGGCACATGGCCGCCAACTGCAGGCACCTGCCGCGTTGCGTTCGCTGCGGAGAACCGCACAGCGTCGAGTTCTGCCCCAGACCTCGGAACAACCCCATTTGCTGCCATTGTTCCGGCCCTCATCACGCTG GCTACCGTCAGTGCCCGGTTCGGCAGCAACTTTCGAATGCTACGCCTATTAGCATCACGCTGAGCACGACTCGGATCGGAAACCAGTATCCGGTGAACGCCGCGACGAAGACGACGCCGTCGACGAACGAGCAGCAACCCTTAAAGTCGGGCCAGTCTTAA
- the LOC116428192 gene encoding uncharacterized protein LOC116428192 isoform X1 produces MRESAGKVVCLHISLRLNISTESKSSETGWMVHEVHRMEEESPQKEENDATLEAGVTLPDEPDLCADRARATGQEEFTCSLYVSRAVGPQVQGSQAGGELLRSNLEDVIRTSAPLAAWHVSETPCGLIAAFAREADAEKILQRGDLARVFQGPVQVARFSAKDSRYRQALLLRDVPWAIPLQDINSALSKQAIAAGSVERWRQYVRVEVLDAGHYELLLRQGLDFFGAARFNAIPERWWRGGTGSGGGGPLQPGPGMVNNLLEVANFQTGGDGVLQCYRCQGFWHMAANCRHLPRCVRCGEPHSVEFCPRPRNNPICCHCSGPHHAGYRQCPVRQQLSNATPISITLSTTRIGNQYPVNAATKTTPSTNEQQPLKSGQS; encoded by the exons ATGCGGGAGTCTGCCGGTAAAGTTGTCTGTTTGCATATTTCATTgagattaaatatttctaccgagAGTAAATCATCAG AGACTGGTTGGATGGTGCACGAGGTGCATAGGATGGAGGAGGAGTCCCCTCAGAAGGAGGAAAACGATGCGACATTGGAAGCTGGCGTCACGCTACCGGACGAGCCTGATCTCTGCGCCGATCGGGCACGTGCTACAGGCCAAGAAGAATTTACGTGTTCCCTCTACGTATCGCGTGCCGTTGGCCCGCAAGTGCAAGGATCCCAAG CAGGCGGAGAATTGCTGCGTTCGAACCTGGAAGATGTGATCCGCACGTCGGCTCCTTTGGCGGCGTGGCACGTGTCCGAAACTCCTTGCGGCCTGATCGCTGCGTTCGCCCGCGAAGCTGACGCCGAGAAAATCCTGCAGCGGGGAGACTTGGCGCGTGTGTTCCAGGGACCAGTACAA GTGGCTCGGTTCTCGGCGAAGGATTCCCGCTACAGGCAAGCGTTGCTGTTGCGTGATGTTCCTTGGGCGATCCCGCTTCAGGACATCAACTCTGCCCTGTCGAAGCAAGCCATCGCGGCGGGAAGCGTTGAGCGTTGGCGTCAATACGTCCGCGTTGAG GTGCTGGACGCTGGCCATTACGAGCTGCTCTTACGTCAAGGATTGGACTtcttcggcgcggcgcggttcaACGCGATCCCCGAACGCTGGTGGCGCGGAGGAACCGGAAGCGGCGGCGGTGGCCCGCTGCAACCGGGACCCGGGATGGTGAACAACCTCCTGGAGGTGGCGAACTTCCAGACCGGAGGGGACGGGGTCCTCCAGTGCTACCGTTGCCAGGGCTTCTGGCACATGGCCGCCAACTGCAGGCACCTGCCGCGTTGCGTTCGCTGCGGAGAACCGCACAGCGTCGAGTTCTGCCCCAGACCTCGGAACAACCCCATTTGCTGCCATTGTTCCGGCCCTCATCACGCTG GCTACCGTCAGTGCCCGGTTCGGCAGCAACTTTCGAATGCTACGCCTATTAGCATCACGCTGAGCACGACTCGGATCGGAAACCAGTATCCGGTGAACGCCGCGACGAAGACGACGCCGTCGACGAACGAGCAGCAACCCTTAAAGTCGGGCCAGTCTTAA
- the Pat1 gene encoding protein interacting with APP tail-1 isoform X2 produces MAENVEPLVHSPKSLYELCVARIVASTGGDFIPYLDYLIYLPKEVMFDVYYQVYKAGTHPFFILTELCRFEVFSKMLAVTSRRVDLFKCFEDCAQSVPRFKDELIIQYSPCSCVNVNLAARERLINAGLILGGFLSDAGWYPQSENILLKCLRLCLLSSSTPQHWCRILECYHRLLHVQAAYCSFKCAEETQNCALVIVKRLKEAKFDCNYAALYSEFSMLHYMRNEYDETYRWSIKALKQLKPTLPARITIDVLRQAAKSCVLKRKLQKAGLLIRQALYLARQEFEKNHPVYTNVLIDYGYYLLNFDSLFHSVNVYEEALSLRKSVFSEFNLNVALALENFAYALYVHEYTSGSFEVARECVLKARDTMESLLPGDHLLLASTRRVHALILEEIAINDTALMRTSLLIAAANLHRSALNLSRKAFGESNVQIAKHYGNLGRLYQSMGKFQEAAAMHTKAIRIKEELLGPDDFEVGLSIGHLASLYNFDMKRYEDAERLYHRSIAINLKLFGESYSGLEYDYRGLIHLYTQMHEDDKKMEYETTLINWRILRFEHIQAEDPPIDHQGRPLPLEEVLDAFFST; encoded by the exons ATGGCAGAGAATGTAGAACCACTTGTGCATTCACCGAAAAGTCTTTATGAATTATGCGTCGCCAGAATAGTTGCGTCAACTGGCGGAGACTTTATTCCGTACTTGGATTATCTAATTTATTTGCCGAAAGAAGTTATGTTCGATGTTTATTATCAG GTATACAAAGCAGGCACGCATCCTTTCTTCATATTAACAGAATTATGCAGGTTCGAGGTGTTTTCTAAGATGTTAGCAGTTACTAGTCGACGCGTCGATTTGTTCAAATGTTTTGAG GACTGTGCTCAGAGTGTACCAAGATTCAAGGATGAATTAATTATCCAGTATTCGCCTTGCAGCTGTGTTAATGTAAATCTAGCAGCTCGAGAAAGATTGATAAACGCAGGTCTGATATTGGGCGGATTTTTAAGCGATGCTGGCTGGTATCCtcaaagtgaaaatattttattaaaatgtcttCGATTATGTTTATTAAGTAGTTCTACACCTCAACATTGGTGTAGAATATTAGAGTGTTACCATAG ATTGTTACATGTGCAAGCTGCGTATTGCTCGTTTAAATGCGCAGAAGAAACACAGAATTGTGCTTTGGTAATAGTGAAACGTTTAAAGGAAGCAAAATTTGACTGCAATTATGCTGCCTTATATAGCGAATTTAGTATGTTACACTATATGAGAAATGAATATGATGAGACCTACAG GTGGAGTATAAAAgcattaaaacaattaaagccCACACTGCCTGCCCGCATTACTATCGACGTTCTGAGACAGGCAGCAAAGTCGTGTGTATTGAAACGAAAATTGCAGAAAGCCGGTCTATTGATCAGACAAGCTCTGTACCTTGCTAGACAAGAATTTGAGAAAAATCATCCTGTGTACACTAACGTTCTTATAGATTATGGATATTACTTGTTAAATTTCGATAGTTTATTTCACAGTGTAAATGTTTATGAG gAAGCGTTGTCTCTAAGGAAGTCGGTGTtttcagaatttaatttaaacgttGCACTGGCTTTGGAGAACTTTGCGTATGCTCTGTACGTGCATGAGTATACCTCTGGCAGTTTCGAAGTGGCAAG AGAATGTGTTCTGAAGGCGAGGGACACTATGGAATCGCTGTTACCCGGAGACCATTTATTGTTAGCCAGTACAAGAAGGGTCCACGCATTGATACTTGAAGAAATAGCAATAAACGACACAGCACTAATGAGGACGTCATTATTAATCGCGGCTGCGAATCTTCACCGATCTGCTTTGAACTTATCAAGGAAAGCATTTGGCGAGAGCAACGTACAGATTGCGAAGCACTACGGGAATTTAGGGCGACTTTATCAGAGCATGGGGAAATTTCAG GAGGCGGCAGCGATGCATACCAAAGCTATACGCATTAAAGAAGAATTACTAGGACCCGATGATTTCGAAGTTGGATTGAGTATAGGACACTTAGCTTCCTTGTACAATTTCGACATGAAGCGATACGAGGATGCTGAACGGCTGTATCACCGCAGTATTGCAATTA ATTTAAAATTGTTCGGAGAAAGCTATAGTGGATTGGAATACGACTATCGGGGACTTATACATCTGTACACTCAAATGCACGAGGACGATAAAAAAATGGAATACGAAACTACGTTAATTAACTGGAGGATATTGAGGTTCGAACACATCCAAGCAGAAGATCCACCGATAGACCATCAGGGACGACCGCTCCCGCTCGAAGAAGTACTTGACGCATTTTTTTCTACGTAA
- the Pat1 gene encoding protein interacting with APP tail-1 isoform X1 — MAENVEPLVHSPKSLYELCVARIVASTGGDFIPYLDYLIYLPKEVMFDVYYQVYKAGTHPFFILTELCRFEVFSKMLAVTSRRVDLFKCFEDCAQSVPRFKDELIIQYSPCSCVNVNLAARERLINAGLILGGFLSDAGWYPQSENILLKCLRLCLLSSSTPQHWCRILECYHRLLHVQAAYCSFKCAEETQNCALVIVKRLKEAKFDCNYAALYSEFSMLHYMRNEYDETYRWSIKALKQLKPTLPARITIDVLRQAAKSCVLKRKLQKAGLLIRQALYLARQEFEKNHPVYTNVLIDYGYYLLNFDSLFHSVNVYEEALSLRKSVFSEFNLNVALALENFAYALYVHEYTSGSFEVARSQCLSPYSTSRECVLKARDTMESLLPGDHLLLASTRRVHALILEEIAINDTALMRTSLLIAAANLHRSALNLSRKAFGESNVQIAKHYGNLGRLYQSMGKFQEAAAMHTKAIRIKEELLGPDDFEVGLSIGHLASLYNFDMKRYEDAERLYHRSIAINLKLFGESYSGLEYDYRGLIHLYTQMHEDDKKMEYETTLINWRILRFEHIQAEDPPIDHQGRPLPLEEVLDAFFST; from the exons ATGGCAGAGAATGTAGAACCACTTGTGCATTCACCGAAAAGTCTTTATGAATTATGCGTCGCCAGAATAGTTGCGTCAACTGGCGGAGACTTTATTCCGTACTTGGATTATCTAATTTATTTGCCGAAAGAAGTTATGTTCGATGTTTATTATCAG GTATACAAAGCAGGCACGCATCCTTTCTTCATATTAACAGAATTATGCAGGTTCGAGGTGTTTTCTAAGATGTTAGCAGTTACTAGTCGACGCGTCGATTTGTTCAAATGTTTTGAG GACTGTGCTCAGAGTGTACCAAGATTCAAGGATGAATTAATTATCCAGTATTCGCCTTGCAGCTGTGTTAATGTAAATCTAGCAGCTCGAGAAAGATTGATAAACGCAGGTCTGATATTGGGCGGATTTTTAAGCGATGCTGGCTGGTATCCtcaaagtgaaaatattttattaaaatgtcttCGATTATGTTTATTAAGTAGTTCTACACCTCAACATTGGTGTAGAATATTAGAGTGTTACCATAG ATTGTTACATGTGCAAGCTGCGTATTGCTCGTTTAAATGCGCAGAAGAAACACAGAATTGTGCTTTGGTAATAGTGAAACGTTTAAAGGAAGCAAAATTTGACTGCAATTATGCTGCCTTATATAGCGAATTTAGTATGTTACACTATATGAGAAATGAATATGATGAGACCTACAG GTGGAGTATAAAAgcattaaaacaattaaagccCACACTGCCTGCCCGCATTACTATCGACGTTCTGAGACAGGCAGCAAAGTCGTGTGTATTGAAACGAAAATTGCAGAAAGCCGGTCTATTGATCAGACAAGCTCTGTACCTTGCTAGACAAGAATTTGAGAAAAATCATCCTGTGTACACTAACGTTCTTATAGATTATGGATATTACTTGTTAAATTTCGATAGTTTATTTCACAGTGTAAATGTTTATGAG gAAGCGTTGTCTCTAAGGAAGTCGGTGTtttcagaatttaatttaaacgttGCACTGGCTTTGGAGAACTTTGCGTATGCTCTGTACGTGCATGAGTATACCTCTGGCAGTTTCGAAGTGGCAAG ATCACAGTGTCTTAGTCCGTATTCTACAAGCAGAGAATGTGTTCTGAAGGCGAGGGACACTATGGAATCGCTGTTACCCGGAGACCATTTATTGTTAGCCAGTACAAGAAGGGTCCACGCATTGATACTTGAAGAAATAGCAATAAACGACACAGCACTAATGAGGACGTCATTATTAATCGCGGCTGCGAATCTTCACCGATCTGCTTTGAACTTATCAAGGAAAGCATTTGGCGAGAGCAACGTACAGATTGCGAAGCACTACGGGAATTTAGGGCGACTTTATCAGAGCATGGGGAAATTTCAG GAGGCGGCAGCGATGCATACCAAAGCTATACGCATTAAAGAAGAATTACTAGGACCCGATGATTTCGAAGTTGGATTGAGTATAGGACACTTAGCTTCCTTGTACAATTTCGACATGAAGCGATACGAGGATGCTGAACGGCTGTATCACCGCAGTATTGCAATTA ATTTAAAATTGTTCGGAGAAAGCTATAGTGGATTGGAATACGACTATCGGGGACTTATACATCTGTACACTCAAATGCACGAGGACGATAAAAAAATGGAATACGAAACTACGTTAATTAACTGGAGGATATTGAGGTTCGAACACATCCAAGCAGAAGATCCACCGATAGACCATCAGGGACGACCGCTCCCGCTCGAAGAAGTACTTGACGCATTTTTTTCTACGTAA
- the Rbpn-5 gene encoding rab GTPase-binding effector protein rabaptin-5 isoform X1 produces the protein MENHTEDNTINMNGSEELQEKVNRLETENVKMQEEFNVQRAKMKELFLQKEEELKRRLNDNMGLQEENERLQKELHEVKNELVVTNIKIVDDILVEKKKAEEEIASLQRVIHETVEESSSSRKQLDTEVSKLKMTLSKLREENRLLKSQLPREPPVDGPQISLSTVTKTIARKVVSQLGADALSLGPDHLGESMRKVNKYAQEDAELLRSLVVPLEEEIKALKEKLRATDDELQKCKEAQLLKKQQDPGSFEPACDMCANYEAQLVKMQATAKDLEKQLLDSERMLQMQKEDLAKEVDFRKEMEEKWNEKKEEHKIKVAELTNTSQTVQQTLTELKKTFEQVQRNAKDELVKLTRGREEVQRHLIALQKENENLVGKHSKHSQQLQSESINMPNNVEELHISLLKMREDLITAKVAQEVAQEKEETLRYEVTLLHEQMEQENRVKEQEVLVLKNEITGLRSQLDKYIRDHRSLAEREEKLERLEKRLDSVLKENKEAELKVVELRQRVTSLQQELDTSEAVQKDFVRLSQSLQVQLERIRQAGSEVRWQHEEDVEECPSCHTAFTVTKKKVHCRHCGHIFCQSCLSHIVKSGPKQRPSRVCDVCHTLLVQDTAPYFSQEPPHTPD, from the exons ATGGAAAACCACACAGAGGACAACACCATAAACATGAACGGAAGCG AGGAGTTGCAAGAGAAAGTAAATAGATTGGAGACTGAGAATGTCAAGATGCAAGAGGAATTCAATGTTCAGAGAGCGAAGATGAAGGAACTGTTTCTTCAGAAAGAAG AAGAATTAAAGAGAAGATTAAACGATAACATGGGCCtacaagaagaaaatgaaaggcTACAAAAAGAACTGCATGAAGTGAAGAACGAACTGGTTgtgacaaatataaaaattgtggaTGATATACTCGTGGAGAAAAAGAAGGCTGAAGAAGAAATAGCATCTTTACAACGAGTTATACATGAAACCGTAGAGGAATCTTCAAGCTCGCGAAAACAATTGGACACAGAAGTATCTAAATTAAAGATGACTCTTTCCAAGTTGCGAGAAGAAAATAGATTGTTAAAATCACAGCTACCTCGGGAACCACCTGTAGACGGCCCACAGATATCGTTGTCCACAGTAACGAAAACGATAGCTCGAAAAGTAGTTTCACAACTAGGCGCGGATGCTCTGTCTTTAGGTCCTGACCATCTTGGAGAAAGCATGAGGAAGGTAAACAAATAT GCACAGGAAGATGCAGAACTTCTGCGTTCACTGGTAGTGCCACTCGAAGAAGAGATTAAAGccttgaaagaaaaattgagagccACAGACGATGAGTTACAGAAGTGCAAAGAGGCACAGTTGCTAAAGAAACAACAGGATCCAGGTTCCTTTGAACCTGCGTGCGACATGTGCGCGAATTATGAGGCGCAGTTAGTTAAAATGCAAGCCACCGCTAAAGATCTAGAGAAGCAACTGTTGGATTCTGAGCGCATGTTGCAAATGCAGAAAGAGGATTTGGCCAAGGAAGTGGACTTTCGTAAGGAAATGGAAGAGAAATGGAATGAGAAAAAAGAGGAGCACAAAATCAAAGTAGCCGAGCTTACGAACACCTCGCAAACAGTGCAACAGACTTTAACTGAGCTGAAGAAAACGTTTGAACAAGTTCAGAGAAATGCTAAAGATGAACTGGTTAAATTGACGCGGGGTCGGGAAGAAGTGCAGAGGCATCTTATCGC ACtgcaaaaagaaaatgaaaatcttgTTGGTAAGCATAGTAAACATTCCCAGCAACTGCAGAGTGAGAGCATCAACATGCCGAATAATGTTGAAGAACTGCACATTAGTCTTTTAAAAATGCGCGAAGATCTCATCACCGCCAAAGTTGCGCAAGAAGTTGcacaagagaaagaagaaacgttACGGTACGAAGTGACTTTGCTTCACGAACAAATGGAACAGGAGAATAGAGTGAAAGAACAGGAAGTATtggtattaaaaaatgaaattaccgGATTGAG AAGCCAACTAGATAAATACATTAGGGATCACCGATCGCTCGCCGAAAGGGAAGAGAAACTCGAACGTTTAGAGAAACGATTGGATTcagttttgaaagaaaataaggAAGCCGAATTGAAAGTTGTTGAATTACGGCAGAGAGTTACCAGTCTTCAACAAGAACTAGACACTAGTGAAGCAGTTCAAAAAGACTTTGTTAGACTGTCACAATCATTGCAG GTACAATTAGAAAGAATTAGACAAGCTGGTAGTGAAGTAAGATGGCAACACGAAGAGGACGTGGAGGAATGCCCTAGTTGTCATACTGCTTTCACGGTTACAAAAAAGAAG GTGCATTGCCGTCATTGTGGCCATATATTTTGTCAGTCTTGCCTTTCACATATTGTGAAGAGTGGACCAAAACAAAGACCATCCAGAGTCTGTGATGTTTGCCATACGTTGTTGGTGCAGGACACTGCGCCATACTTTAGCCAAGAACCTCCACACACACCTGATTAA
- the Rbpn-5 gene encoding rab GTPase-binding effector protein rabaptin-5 isoform X2 — protein MENHTEDNTINMNGSEELQEKVNRLETENVKMQEEFNVQRAKMKELFLQKEEELKRRLNDNMGLQEENERLQKELHEVKNELVVTNIKIVDDILVEKKKAEEEIASLQRVIHETVEESSSSRKQLDTEVSKLKMTLSKLREENRLLKSQLPREPPVDGPQISLSTVTKTIARKVVSQLGADALSLGPDHLGESMRKAQEDAELLRSLVVPLEEEIKALKEKLRATDDELQKCKEAQLLKKQQDPGSFEPACDMCANYEAQLVKMQATAKDLEKQLLDSERMLQMQKEDLAKEVDFRKEMEEKWNEKKEEHKIKVAELTNTSQTVQQTLTELKKTFEQVQRNAKDELVKLTRGREEVQRHLIALQKENENLVGKHSKHSQQLQSESINMPNNVEELHISLLKMREDLITAKVAQEVAQEKEETLRYEVTLLHEQMEQENRVKEQEVLVLKNEITGLRSQLDKYIRDHRSLAEREEKLERLEKRLDSVLKENKEAELKVVELRQRVTSLQQELDTSEAVQKDFVRLSQSLQVQLERIRQAGSEVRWQHEEDVEECPSCHTAFTVTKKKVHCRHCGHIFCQSCLSHIVKSGPKQRPSRVCDVCHTLLVQDTAPYFSQEPPHTPD, from the exons ATGGAAAACCACACAGAGGACAACACCATAAACATGAACGGAAGCG AGGAGTTGCAAGAGAAAGTAAATAGATTGGAGACTGAGAATGTCAAGATGCAAGAGGAATTCAATGTTCAGAGAGCGAAGATGAAGGAACTGTTTCTTCAGAAAGAAG AAGAATTAAAGAGAAGATTAAACGATAACATGGGCCtacaagaagaaaatgaaaggcTACAAAAAGAACTGCATGAAGTGAAGAACGAACTGGTTgtgacaaatataaaaattgtggaTGATATACTCGTGGAGAAAAAGAAGGCTGAAGAAGAAATAGCATCTTTACAACGAGTTATACATGAAACCGTAGAGGAATCTTCAAGCTCGCGAAAACAATTGGACACAGAAGTATCTAAATTAAAGATGACTCTTTCCAAGTTGCGAGAAGAAAATAGATTGTTAAAATCACAGCTACCTCGGGAACCACCTGTAGACGGCCCACAGATATCGTTGTCCACAGTAACGAAAACGATAGCTCGAAAAGTAGTTTCACAACTAGGCGCGGATGCTCTGTCTTTAGGTCCTGACCATCTTGGAGAAAGCATGAGGAAG GCACAGGAAGATGCAGAACTTCTGCGTTCACTGGTAGTGCCACTCGAAGAAGAGATTAAAGccttgaaagaaaaattgagagccACAGACGATGAGTTACAGAAGTGCAAAGAGGCACAGTTGCTAAAGAAACAACAGGATCCAGGTTCCTTTGAACCTGCGTGCGACATGTGCGCGAATTATGAGGCGCAGTTAGTTAAAATGCAAGCCACCGCTAAAGATCTAGAGAAGCAACTGTTGGATTCTGAGCGCATGTTGCAAATGCAGAAAGAGGATTTGGCCAAGGAAGTGGACTTTCGTAAGGAAATGGAAGAGAAATGGAATGAGAAAAAAGAGGAGCACAAAATCAAAGTAGCCGAGCTTACGAACACCTCGCAAACAGTGCAACAGACTTTAACTGAGCTGAAGAAAACGTTTGAACAAGTTCAGAGAAATGCTAAAGATGAACTGGTTAAATTGACGCGGGGTCGGGAAGAAGTGCAGAGGCATCTTATCGC ACtgcaaaaagaaaatgaaaatcttgTTGGTAAGCATAGTAAACATTCCCAGCAACTGCAGAGTGAGAGCATCAACATGCCGAATAATGTTGAAGAACTGCACATTAGTCTTTTAAAAATGCGCGAAGATCTCATCACCGCCAAAGTTGCGCAAGAAGTTGcacaagagaaagaagaaacgttACGGTACGAAGTGACTTTGCTTCACGAACAAATGGAACAGGAGAATAGAGTGAAAGAACAGGAAGTATtggtattaaaaaatgaaattaccgGATTGAG AAGCCAACTAGATAAATACATTAGGGATCACCGATCGCTCGCCGAAAGGGAAGAGAAACTCGAACGTTTAGAGAAACGATTGGATTcagttttgaaagaaaataaggAAGCCGAATTGAAAGTTGTTGAATTACGGCAGAGAGTTACCAGTCTTCAACAAGAACTAGACACTAGTGAAGCAGTTCAAAAAGACTTTGTTAGACTGTCACAATCATTGCAG GTACAATTAGAAAGAATTAGACAAGCTGGTAGTGAAGTAAGATGGCAACACGAAGAGGACGTGGAGGAATGCCCTAGTTGTCATACTGCTTTCACGGTTACAAAAAAGAAG GTGCATTGCCGTCATTGTGGCCATATATTTTGTCAGTCTTGCCTTTCACATATTGTGAAGAGTGGACCAAAACAAAGACCATCCAGAGTCTGTGATGTTTGCCATACGTTGTTGGTGCAGGACACTGCGCCATACTTTAGCCAAGAACCTCCACACACACCTGATTAA